A stretch of Mucilaginibacter terrae DNA encodes these proteins:
- a CDS encoding sulfite exporter TauE/SafE family protein: MTVTEITLIILAGSYLAGLIGSLTGLGGGVVIIPLLTLLLNVNIHYAIGASLISVIATSSGSAAAYVKEGITNIRLGMFLEIATTIGAMIGAVLALYMQTSVIAIIFGLILIFSAVMSLKKKKEHLAEQKSMWAQKLKLNGTYPANNTMVAYNVANVGGGFFMMLFAGVISGLLGIGSGALKVVAMDGIMRIPFKVSTTTSNFMIGVTAAASAVVYLQRGYIDPGLSMPVVIGVLLGALTGSKILVHTSSSQWVRWVFAVIVTFLAGQMIYNGFNHKI, encoded by the coding sequence ATGACCGTTACCGAAATTACCCTGATTATTTTAGCCGGATCGTACTTGGCCGGGCTTATAGGCTCGTTAACCGGGCTGGGCGGGGGCGTGGTAATTATCCCTTTGCTTACCTTATTGCTTAATGTAAATATTCATTACGCTATTGGCGCGTCGTTAATATCGGTTATTGCCACATCATCAGGTTCGGCGGCGGCTTATGTTAAAGAGGGTATTACCAACATAAGGCTGGGAATGTTTTTAGAAATTGCCACCACCATAGGCGCCATGATTGGCGCTGTACTGGCGCTGTATATGCAAACCAGCGTAATAGCCATTATATTTGGATTGATACTCATTTTTTCGGCCGTTATGTCGCTCAAAAAAAAGAAAGAGCACTTGGCCGAACAAAAAAGCATGTGGGCACAAAAGCTGAAATTGAACGGTACCTATCCCGCCAATAATACTATGGTGGCCTACAATGTAGCTAATGTGGGCGGCGGCTTTTTTATGATGCTGTTTGCCGGAGTAATATCGGGCTTATTGGGCATAGGCTCGGGTGCTCTTAAAGTGGTAGCTATGGATGGCATTATGCGTATACCCTTTAAGGTGAGTACCACTACCAGCAACTTTATGATAGGGGTAACCGCTGCGGCCAGCGCCGTGGTTTACCTGCAACGCGGCTACATCGATCCGGGATTATCAATGCCGGTAGTTATCGGCGTATTGCTTGGGGCACTAACCGGATCAAAAATATTGGTGCACACCTCATCGTCGCAATGGGTACGCTGGGTATTTGCGGTTATAGTTACTTTTTTGGCCGGACAAATGATTTATAACGGCTTTAATCATAAAATATAA
- a CDS encoding M16 family metallopeptidase produces the protein MTKKLLALLYLLITVAGLHAQSKLPSNIFFKKLPNGLDVLVVEDNSVPLATIMLTSKNGSYTETPQFNGLSHLYEHMFFKANKDYKSQEEFMDRVSELGIDFNGTTSYENVDYYFTLPKFNLKAGLKFMNSAIRYPKFDAQEMARENVVVDGEFQRKESSPGYALNEAMDHHLWGDLYSRKNTIGNHDVIRNAVPAQMDSIKNKYYYPNNCLLTIAGDVLHNDVFKQVEMIYGSWPASGFDPFKKWPIPEFKPLTKVDNFYVVSNLTQVPVLEIDWLGPDTRTDIPATYAADVFSYILNQNASKFSQSLVQSGLALQANIGYLTLSHVGPITLFVVPNPTKVKECLAEVKRQVAMFDAEDYVTNEQIETAKLKLGIRQTEEQEVTSDFVKVLSFWWASASIDYFTTYQENLSKVTRADMQTYVRKYIKNKPYCAGLLVNSQLQSQVPADFKPAN, from the coding sequence ATGACGAAAAAGCTTTTAGCGCTACTTTACTTGTTAATTACAGTTGCCGGTTTGCATGCCCAAAGCAAGCTGCCCTCCAATATATTCTTTAAAAAACTCCCTAACGGACTTGATGTATTAGTGGTTGAAGATAACAGCGTACCACTGGCCACCATTATGCTTACCAGCAAAAACGGGTCGTATACCGAAACGCCCCAGTTTAATGGTTTGAGCCACCTGTACGAGCATATGTTTTTTAAGGCCAATAAAGATTACAAAAGCCAGGAAGAGTTTATGGACCGCGTGAGCGAACTGGGTATTGACTTTAACGGAACCACCAGTTATGAAAACGTTGACTATTACTTTACCCTGCCTAAGTTTAACCTCAAGGCAGGTTTAAAATTCATGAACTCGGCCATACGTTACCCTAAGTTTGACGCTCAGGAAATGGCGCGCGAAAACGTAGTGGTTGACGGTGAATTTCAGCGCAAGGAATCGAGCCCGGGTTATGCCCTTAACGAGGCTATGGACCATCACTTGTGGGGAGATTTATACAGCCGCAAAAACACCATTGGCAATCATGATGTAATACGCAATGCGGTACCGGCTCAAATGGATTCTATCAAAAACAAGTATTACTACCCTAACAACTGCCTGTTAACCATTGCCGGCGATGTGCTGCACAATGATGTTTTTAAACAGGTAGAAATGATATACGGTAGCTGGCCGGCATCAGGCTTCGATCCGTTTAAAAAATGGCCTATACCCGAGTTTAAGCCCTTAACTAAGGTTGATAATTTTTACGTGGTATCGAACTTAACCCAAGTACCGGTATTAGAGATCGACTGGCTGGGGCCGGATACCCGTACCGATATACCGGCCACGTACGCGGCCGACGTGTTTTCGTACATACTTAACCAAAATGCATCTAAGTTTAGCCAGTCGCTGGTGCAATCGGGTTTGGCGCTGCAAGCCAACATTGGTTACCTAACCCTGAGCCATGTTGGCCCTATTACCCTGTTTGTAGTGCCCAACCCCACTAAGGTTAAAGAGTGCCTGGCCGAGGTAAAACGCCAGGTGGCTATGTTTGATGCAGAAGATTATGTAACCAACGAACAAATAGAAACAGCCAAACTAAAGCTGGGCATACGCCAAACCGAGGAACAGGAAGTAACTTCGGATTTTGTGAAGGTGCTTTCATTTTGGTGGGCATCGGCTTCTATTGATTACTTTACCACCTACCAGGAAAACCTGAGCAAGGTAACCCGGGCCGATATGCAAACTTATGTGCGCAAGTACATCAAAAACAAACCTTATTGCGCAGGTTTACTGGTTAACAGCCAGCTGCAATCACAAGTCCCGGCCGATTTTAAGCCCGCCAATTAA
- a CDS encoding DUF4199 family protein: MEDLNAAVRKQGALRGLLFGGIMLFIDILKLFYLAYYAQSPLVTFIFLYPVYYILLFAMALLFVNSLRNKIGRYWNLKQAITGIFIMLFVSSLIWNNGVTLFSGKVNPVVAEKAHVGLINVRKAAMQSQNQPEAKIDKEVADMNSKFVASSDITLGSFIQSLVVSVILVFAVAALLGILFKREKPVAQA; this comes from the coding sequence ATGGAAGATTTGAATGCAGCCGTAAGGAAACAAGGGGCATTGCGGGGATTGCTGTTTGGCGGCATTATGCTGTTTATAGATATACTAAAACTGTTTTACCTGGCTTATTACGCGCAATCGCCGTTGGTTACATTTATATTTTTGTATCCGGTGTATTACATTTTGCTATTTGCTATGGCGCTTTTGTTCGTCAATAGCCTACGCAACAAAATTGGCCGTTACTGGAATCTCAAACAAGCTATCACCGGCATATTTATTATGCTGTTTGTAAGCTCGCTGATATGGAACAATGGTGTCACCCTGTTTTCGGGAAAAGTCAATCCGGTAGTGGCCGAAAAAGCACACGTGGGTTTAATTAACGTACGTAAGGCAGCCATGCAATCACAAAACCAGCCCGAGGCAAAAATTGACAAAGAGGTAGCCGATATGAACAGCAAATTTGTCGCATCAAGCGATATTACCTTGGGTAGTTTTATACAATCGCTGGTGGTATCGGTTATCCTGGTATTTGCCGTGGCTGCATTGCTGGGCATCTTATTTAAGCGAGAGAAGCCGGTTGCACAAGCATAA
- a CDS encoding dihydroorotase: protein MNMLIKYATILHPGSPFHQKTADILVQDGVIKTIAESIDADGAEVFDAKGSYLSPGFFDLNCNIGEPGLETKEDLASGLKAAAAGGFTGVALMPDTQPPVHSKTEVEYLVNRSRGNLVDVYPLGTISQKREGKDLAEMHDMYQSGAKAFTDGSNPVKDAGMMERALLYAKGFDALIFSYPEDVAIAGKAKVHEGVVSTLMGMKGIPSLAEELMIARDLYLAEYTNSPIHFSTISTARSVDLIREAKAKGLQVTCDVAAHHLVLTDEALLGFDSQYKVKPPLRTQTDIDALLQGLKDGTIDAIVSQHTPHEIEFKEVEFEIAAFGIIGLQTTFSLAVQAGLSPELIVEKLAVNPRKILKVDAPVLGQGNAANFVVFNVDTEWTFDKLCNRSKSSNSPFMGQSLKGRVLLTCNNKQVVKN, encoded by the coding sequence ATGAACATGCTCATTAAGTATGCTACCATTTTGCACCCCGGCTCACCGTTTCATCAAAAAACTGCTGATATTTTAGTTCAGGACGGCGTAATTAAAACCATTGCCGAAAGTATTGATGCCGATGGTGCCGAAGTGTTTGATGCCAAAGGCAGCTACCTGTCGCCCGGTTTTTTTGATTTAAACTGTAACATAGGCGAGCCCGGTTTGGAAACCAAGGAAGACCTCGCCAGCGGTTTAAAAGCAGCTGCAGCAGGCGGTTTTACAGGCGTAGCCTTAATGCCCGATACCCAGCCACCCGTACATTCAAAAACCGAAGTAGAATACCTTGTCAACCGTTCGAGAGGTAATTTGGTTGATGTTTATCCGCTGGGTACCATCTCTCAAAAACGTGAAGGTAAAGATTTGGCTGAGATGCACGACATGTACCAAAGCGGCGCCAAAGCATTTACGGATGGTAGCAACCCCGTTAAAGATGCCGGCATGATGGAGCGCGCTTTATTATACGCCAAAGGTTTTGATGCCCTCATATTTTCGTACCCCGAGGACGTAGCCATAGCAGGCAAAGCCAAAGTACACGAGGGCGTAGTAAGCACCCTGATGGGCATGAAAGGCATCCCTTCGCTGGCCGAGGAACTGATGATTGCCCGCGACCTTTACCTGGCCGAGTACACCAATTCGCCTATACACTTCAGCACTATATCAACCGCACGTTCGGTAGATTTAATACGTGAGGCTAAAGCCAAAGGACTGCAGGTTACCTGTGATGTAGCTGCCCACCACCTTGTACTTACCGATGAAGCTTTGTTAGGTTTCGATAGCCAATATAAAGTTAAACCGCCGCTGCGTACCCAAACCGATATTGATGCTCTGTTGCAAGGGTTGAAAGATGGCACCATAGACGCCATCGTATCGCAACATACCCCTCACGAAATTGAGTTTAAAGAAGTAGAGTTCGAGATAGCAGCATTTGGCATTATTGGCTTGCAAACTACGTTTTCATTGGCTGTACAAGCCGGCTTATCACCCGAACTGATTGTGGAGAAACTGGCCGTAAATCCGCGCAAAATATTAAAGGTTGATGCCCCTGTATTGGGCCAGGGCAATGCAGCTAATTTTGTGGTGTTTAATGTAGATACTGAATGGACGTTTGATAAATTATGCAATCGTTCAAAATCATCAAACTCACCTTTTATGGGGCAGAGCTTAAAAGGTAGAGTGCTGTTAACCTGTAATAACAAACAGGTAGTTAAAAACTAA
- a CDS encoding tetratricopeptide repeat-containing sensor histidine kinase, protein MRSASRVFKYTSVTGSLLLCIVCLLTAQVYAQQVEKPTKRIIAHVDSLNNVKYPLVKQDAGKAFTLLNEAEILATEYNYTTGLAVTYLNQADLLNQQGYAKRALELYYRSMQLSQKSNDVYNIARAEQHISTIKRNDGSYKEAEKLLNNTLKVFKQLNKPEDIINTLLKLGLLKTQQMHFDDALAYFNQAQALSRKSSYSYGEKKSYYNRALLYHKINKSDSAVYNLNKALLIDIADNDILGRAQSYLELSRIYKDKADNEKATTYAHLAYAASDSAQAPSLLRNAVQLLLRLSRAKLDKDAVIQWQEELIFIDNQIAERERRESNNFIDALRSQQEQQIKVQERMLDVSRKSEQQKTLIALYTGFLLVFVVIVFMLSYNYKKAKRFTYELNLRKEKIEQQVALLDQMNGEMMQTNQQLEDDNELKSKLLSIITHDLRKPLANTQSIIHLLNMDLVTMEEAHELFAQLEAQYTRVINLTDNLLFWIRGQVSGAAVDLKPVNLHTVADAIIEEQKIPSNDKNLTISNNVDEDLTWLTETETIRIVFRNLLNNAIKFTPHGGLIQVYSETTDAETCVTVKDSGIGISEDVMNRINSKNYYTTKGTQNEEGSGFGLMLIRDLLKRHEGTLKINSEPGKGSSFTISFPVTAVITDDRFVS, encoded by the coding sequence ATGCGCTCAGCGAGCCGTGTTTTTAAATACACCTCAGTCACGGGTAGCTTACTATTGTGCATTGTTTGTTTGTTAACTGCACAAGTTTATGCTCAGCAAGTCGAAAAACCAACTAAGCGAATTATTGCTCACGTTGATTCGTTAAATAATGTTAAGTATCCTCTTGTAAAACAAGATGCCGGCAAAGCATTTACACTTTTAAACGAAGCCGAAATATTAGCTACCGAATATAACTACACCACTGGTTTGGCCGTTACCTACCTTAACCAGGCCGATTTGTTAAACCAGCAAGGTTACGCCAAAAGAGCACTCGAGTTGTATTACCGTTCTATGCAGCTGAGCCAAAAAAGTAACGACGTTTACAATATTGCGCGGGCCGAACAGCACATTAGTACCATCAAGCGTAACGATGGAAGTTATAAGGAGGCCGAGAAACTACTCAATAATACATTGAAGGTATTTAAGCAGTTAAACAAGCCCGAAGATATTATAAATACCCTTTTAAAGCTGGGCTTGCTCAAAACCCAACAAATGCACTTTGATGATGCCCTTGCTTATTTTAACCAGGCGCAGGCTTTGAGCCGCAAGAGCAGTTACTCGTATGGTGAGAAAAAAAGCTATTACAATCGTGCGTTATTGTATCATAAAATTAATAAGTCCGATTCCGCAGTATATAATTTAAATAAGGCCCTGTTAATTGATATTGCCGATAACGATATATTGGGTAGGGCGCAATCATATCTTGAGCTTAGCCGCATTTACAAAGACAAAGCTGATAACGAAAAGGCCACAACGTATGCTCATTTGGCCTACGCAGCTTCTGATAGTGCGCAGGCACCGTCGCTGTTGCGTAATGCGGTGCAGTTATTGTTGCGTTTAAGCCGTGCTAAACTGGATAAAGACGCCGTTATACAATGGCAGGAAGAATTAATTTTTATTGATAATCAGATTGCCGAACGTGAGCGCCGCGAATCGAACAATTTTATTGATGCCCTGCGTTCCCAGCAAGAACAGCAAATTAAGGTACAGGAACGCATGCTGGATGTTTCCAGGAAATCAGAACAACAAAAAACCCTGATCGCACTGTATACCGGTTTCCTGTTGGTTTTCGTGGTTATTGTGTTTATGCTGAGCTACAACTATAAAAAGGCCAAGCGATTTACTTACGAACTGAATTTACGCAAAGAAAAAATTGAGCAGCAGGTAGCTTTGTTAGACCAAATGAATGGTGAAATGATGCAAACCAACCAGCAATTGGAAGATGATAATGAATTAAAAAGCAAGCTTCTCTCAATTATAACGCACGATTTGCGCAAGCCGCTGGCCAATACGCAAAGCATCATCCATTTGTTAAATATGGATTTGGTTACTATGGAAGAGGCGCATGAACTGTTTGCGCAGCTCGAAGCTCAGTATACCCGCGTGATAAACCTTACCGATAATTTGCTGTTTTGGATCAGAGGCCAGGTAAGCGGCGCCGCGGTAGACCTTAAACCGGTTAATTTACATACCGTGGCCGATGCTATAATCGAAGAGCAAAAAATACCATCGAACGATAAAAATCTAACCATTAGCAATAATGTGGATGAGGATTTAACCTGGCTTACCGAAACTGAGACCATTCGTATTGTATTCAGGAATTTATTGAATAACGCCATTAAATTTACCCCACATGGCGGGTTGATACAGGTATACTCTGAAACTACCGATGCCGAAACCTGCGTTACCGTAAAAGACAGTGGTATTGGTATAAGCGAGGATGTAATGAACCGTATTAACAGTAAGAACTACTATACTACCAAAGGAACCCAAAACGAAGAGGGTAGCGGTTTTGGGCTAATGCTCATTCGCGATTTATTGAAAAGGCATGAAGGAACACTGAAAATAAACAGCGAGCCGGGTAAAGGAAGTTCATTTACCATTAGTTTCCCGGTAACAGCCGTAATAACCGACGATAGGTTTGTAAGTTAG
- a CDS encoding BatA domain-containing protein, which produces MHFAYPAFLFALATLAIPVLVHLFNFRRYQKVYFSNVQFLKEVKEQQSSRRNLRERLILLSRLLALTFLVLAFARPYIAKQNTIAPGKQQAVSIFVDNSYSMQTLNQEGNLLDEAKRRAKEIASAYSINDRFQLLTQDFEGKHQRLVNRDEFNDAVDGVKMSAQSRTLQQIITRQQSLLQAQPNAMQSAYVISDFQKSATGSTVKADSGLNVKLVQVQANTMPNVAVDSVWLISAVHRPGETEKLVVKLHNYAAEDAKGIALKLMVNGAQKALGTFSIAARASRQDTLTFSGLQPGWQQGEIQLQDNPVIFDNKFYFTFNVKAKMPVLLINGGKPNPYLQAAFNADEFFAPTATADGNVNYSGLNAYPLVVLSDVKSISTGLAQQLKIFVTKGGTLAVFPADGADLATYRNFLQSAGAGYPEKLITGATRVSALNVQNPLFKTVFEDAPRNPDLPIVKKYYQLNAATQTNAETLMELPGRQSFWTGYRSGSGKIYISAVPLSEDYSNLPRHALLLPIMFRMALLSGHDQPLFYTIGNDAAIETAPLQTSDKQIVKLVRGSQTFIPDVRQQEGSTLLYLADQVQQPGTYQLKKQDSVAAVIAFNNSRKESDLTYLNKAELKQLLPDDGTVIQTGKASLKDTIAQTNLGLQLWKLCIILALIFVAAEILLIRFLPGR; this is translated from the coding sequence ATGCATTTTGCCTACCCAGCTTTTTTATTTGCCCTGGCAACACTGGCTATACCGGTACTGGTGCATTTGTTCAACTTTAGGCGGTACCAAAAGGTATATTTCAGCAACGTACAGTTTTTAAAGGAGGTTAAAGAACAGCAATCGTCGCGGCGTAATTTGCGCGAGCGGTTAATATTGCTTAGCCGTTTATTAGCCTTAACTTTTTTAGTGCTGGCTTTTGCCCGTCCGTATATAGCCAAACAAAATACCATAGCCCCCGGCAAGCAGCAGGCGGTAAGTATTTTTGTTGATAACTCATACTCCATGCAAACCCTCAACCAGGAAGGTAACTTGCTTGACGAGGCCAAACGCCGCGCCAAAGAAATAGCATCGGCCTACAGCATAAACGACCGTTTTCAACTGCTTACGCAAGATTTTGAAGGTAAACACCAGCGCCTGGTAAACCGCGATGAATTTAATGATGCTGTGGATGGCGTTAAAATGAGTGCGCAAAGCCGCACTTTACAGCAAATTATTACCCGGCAGCAAAGCCTGTTGCAGGCACAACCCAATGCCATGCAATCGGCCTACGTAATATCCGATTTTCAAAAAAGCGCTACTGGTAGCACCGTTAAGGCCGATAGCGGGCTGAACGTAAAACTGGTACAGGTACAAGCCAACACCATGCCCAATGTGGCGGTTGATTCGGTATGGCTCATCAGCGCTGTGCACCGCCCCGGCGAAACAGAAAAGCTGGTAGTTAAACTGCACAACTATGCGGCCGAAGATGCCAAGGGCATTGCGCTTAAGCTCATGGTAAACGGCGCACAAAAAGCGTTGGGCACCTTTAGTATTGCGGCACGGGCATCAAGGCAAGACACGCTTACGTTTTCGGGCCTGCAACCCGGCTGGCAACAGGGCGAAATTCAACTGCAGGATAACCCCGTAATTTTTGATAACAAGTTTTACTTTACCTTTAACGTAAAGGCCAAAATGCCGGTATTGCTTATTAATGGCGGTAAGCCAAACCCATACCTGCAAGCTGCTTTTAATGCCGATGAGTTTTTTGCACCAACCGCTACTGCCGATGGCAACGTAAATTACTCGGGATTAAATGCTTACCCGCTGGTAGTGTTAAGCGATGTAAAAAGCATATCAACCGGCCTGGCGCAGCAATTAAAAATTTTTGTAACCAAAGGCGGAACGCTGGCTGTTTTTCCTGCGGACGGTGCCGATTTAGCCACTTACCGCAACTTTTTACAATCGGCAGGAGCAGGCTACCCCGAAAAGCTGATTACCGGAGCTACCCGTGTAAGTGCCCTCAACGTGCAAAACCCGCTGTTTAAAACCGTGTTTGAGGATGCACCACGCAACCCCGATTTGCCCATCGTAAAAAAATATTACCAGCTAAACGCGGCTACCCAAACCAATGCCGAAACGCTGATGGAACTGCCTGGACGACAATCGTTTTGGACGGGATACCGCAGTGGAAGCGGTAAAATATACATATCTGCGGTGCCTTTGAGCGAAGATTACAGCAATCTGCCGCGCCATGCCTTACTATTGCCCATCATGTTTAGGATGGCACTATTGAGTGGGCACGACCAGCCCCTGTTTTATACCATAGGCAACGATGCCGCCATTGAAACTGCCCCGCTGCAAACCAGCGATAAGCAAATAGTAAAGCTGGTTAGAGGCAGTCAAACCTTCATCCCCGATGTGCGCCAGCAGGAGGGAAGTACCCTGCTTTACCTGGCCGACCAGGTACAGCAGCCCGGCACTTATCAGCTTAAAAAGCAGGACAGTGTGGCGGCTGTTATAGCCTTTAATAATAGCAGAAAGGAATCGGATTTAACCTATCTGAACAAAGCCGAACTTAAACAATTGCTGCCCGATGATGGCACGGTTATACAAACCGGCAAGGCCTCGTTAAAAGATACCATAGCCCAAACAAATTTAGGGCTGCAATTATGGAAACTTTGTATAATTTTGGCACTGATTTTTGTGGCAGCCGAAATTTTGCTTATCCGCTTCTTGCCGGGCAGATAA
- a CDS encoding M16 family metallopeptidase: MNKIFLMLMTGLFFVTAASAQTTPATTSVSTITTTSFEVNGLKVIFKPTVKEVISVRMYFRGGNANFAASQAGIESFALKAATDCGVKSYSSNTFRDMADKYNINIGGSADYDYGYIGLNCVAKYFNEGWNLFNKAVTEPVFEESEVQLLKQKALAAVKTGETNPDDRIEKLGVQSAFRGTPYAYDPDGSEETLSRLNGIDLKNYYYKLLNKNRMFLVVAGKITRQQLEAKIKEAFANLPSAPYTPAVYQNPLFVGDKAVMEKRDLATNYMSAIMNAPVMSSPDYVPFRMGINALSGSLFGQLRTKYNLSYAPGAFSTINQQPYAMMYVSTTNPKEAARIMIDVLNRLKKSTLTTAGLRDMKSGYITTNYMKLQNSESVTGNLGEAEIMGDWNYAERMPDLINNVTPDQISKALNKYIAGLRWVYLGNEAQAVGLFN; the protein is encoded by the coding sequence ATGAATAAGATATTTTTAATGCTGATGACGGGCTTGTTTTTTGTAACGGCAGCATCGGCGCAAACAACTCCTGCCACCACAAGCGTAAGCACCATTACCACTACCTCATTTGAGGTAAACGGGCTAAAGGTTATTTTTAAGCCTACTGTTAAAGAGGTGATCAGCGTGCGCATGTACTTCCGTGGCGGCAATGCAAACTTTGCGGCCAGCCAGGCGGGTATTGAAAGTTTTGCACTTAAAGCCGCTACCGATTGTGGTGTAAAATCATACTCCAGCAATACGTTCAGGGATATGGCCGACAAGTACAACATAAACATAGGCGGTTCGGCCGATTATGATTACGGCTACATTGGCTTAAACTGCGTTGCCAAATATTTTAATGAGGGCTGGAACCTTTTTAACAAGGCAGTAACCGAACCTGTATTTGAAGAGAGCGAGGTGCAGCTACTCAAACAAAAGGCACTGGCTGCCGTTAAAACAGGCGAAACCAACCCCGACGACCGCATTGAGAAACTGGGCGTGCAAAGTGCATTTCGTGGCACCCCATACGCTTACGATCCTGATGGTAGCGAAGAAACACTGTCCCGCTTAAACGGTATCGACCTGAAAAATTACTACTACAAACTGCTAAATAAAAACCGCATGTTTTTGGTGGTAGCGGGTAAGATAACGCGCCAGCAGTTAGAAGCTAAAATTAAGGAAGCATTTGCCAACCTGCCATCGGCACCGTATACCCCTGCGGTTTACCAAAACCCGCTATTTGTGGGCGATAAGGCCGTGATGGAAAAACGCGACCTGGCTACCAATTACATGAGCGCTATTATGAATGCCCCGGTAATGAGCAGTCCTGATTATGTACCTTTCCGTATGGGTATTAATGCGCTGAGCGGCTCCCTGTTTGGGCAGTTACGTACTAAGTATAATTTATCATATGCTCCGGGTGCATTTTCAACAATTAACCAGCAGCCTTATGCCATGATGTACGTGAGTACCACCAACCCTAAGGAGGCTGCCCGCATTATGATTGATGTGCTTAACCGTCTAAAAAAATCTACCTTAACCACAGCCGGGCTGCGCGACATGAAGAGCGGTTACATTACCACCAACTACATGAAACTGCAAAACTCCGAATCGGTTACGGGCAACCTGGGCGAAGCCGAAATTATGGGCGACTGGAATTATGCCGAACGCATGCCCGACCTCATTAACAACGTTACCCCCGACCAAATTAGCAAAGCGCTCAACAAATACATAGCCGGCCTGCGCTGGGTATATTTAGGCAACGAAGCGCAAGCGGTGGGGTTGTTTAATTAA